Proteins encoded within one genomic window of Thermoanaerobaculia bacterium:
- a CDS encoding BrnT family toxin, giving the protein MEVLFEWDPRKAKLNLAKHGVTFQEATRVFVDPLARIFEDVDHPAAEHREIIVGHSEAGRLLVVCFVERSTAVRLFSARPATPRERHDYEENR; this is encoded by the coding sequence ATGGAAGTCCTCTTCGAGTGGGATCCGCGCAAGGCCAAGCTGAATCTGGCCAAGCATGGCGTCACGTTTCAGGAGGCGACGAGAGTCTTCGTCGATCCCCTGGCGAGGATCTTCGAGGACGTCGACCACCCGGCGGCCGAGCACCGCGAGATCATTGTCGGGCATTCCGAGGCAGGTAGACTCCTGGTGGTATGTTTTGTCGAGCGATCGACCGCCGTGCGCCTGTTCAGCGCCCGGCCCGCGACGCCGCGAGAACGCCATGACTACGAAGAGAACCGTTAA
- a CDS encoding NYN domain-containing protein, giving the protein MPWLIDAANLGGVLGGAAGARNSQAILAALLPWARERKEVVVVFDGPESPGMATRLGGVEIVWGGSRSADDVISKRIAALGKTAKSWTVITNDQSLTRRCRNHGAKVEPASIFAKRATQPKARSKAALSALAAADKPLPNANEIAHWRNIFGEGKKPR; this is encoded by the coding sequence ATGCCCTGGCTGATCGACGCCGCGAATTTGGGCGGAGTACTGGGCGGAGCAGCGGGGGCGCGCAACTCGCAGGCGATTCTCGCCGCCCTCCTCCCCTGGGCGCGCGAGCGCAAAGAGGTGGTGGTGGTCTTCGACGGGCCCGAGAGCCCCGGCATGGCCACCCGCCTCGGCGGCGTCGAGATCGTCTGGGGCGGCAGCCGCTCGGCCGACGACGTCATCTCGAAACGGATCGCGGCCCTGGGCAAAACCGCGAAGTCCTGGACCGTCATCACCAACGACCAGTCCCTCACCCGCCGCTGCCGCAACCACGGCGCGAAGGTCGAGCCCGCCTCCATCTTCGCCAAACGCGCCACCCAGCCCAAAGCAAGATCCAAAGCCGCCCTGAGCGCTCTGGCCGCCGCCGACAAACCGCTCCCCAACGCCAACGAGATCGCCCACTGGCGCAACATCTTCGGCGAAGGCAAGAAACCCCGCTAA